A stretch of DNA from Methylogaea oryzae:
TGAAATATACGACGCGCCGAAGCAGGATGCGTCCGGGGGTGGGCACGGGGGGCTTGAGGTAATCCGAGGGCATAGCGTCCCGCTGTTGGCTGTGTGTGAGGCTCAACGCCGAAAAATGAAACTGAAGGTTTGATGCTTCATGGGCAGAGGCGCTTCCGGCGGCGTCGCGGTGGGCAGATGAGCCGCCAAAGCGCTTACCGCTTCGGGCGACACCGGCTGACCGCTCAGCAGGTTGTCCTTGGGAAAGCCCACGCCGTCCAGGAATAAAGCCGCGCGCGCGCGCGCCAAATTGGACAAATCGTCGGCCTCGAAACCCAACAAATGGCCCAGCGCCCTATCCAAGCGCCGTTGCGCGTCTTCCACCGCGCGCCGCCGCAGTTCTTCCACCGCCGCCGGGCCGCGGCCCACCCGCTTCCTGGCCTTGGCCAAGCACAGCGGCACCACGGAATCGATGGCGGCAACGCCGAACCCCAGTTGCTGCAAATAGCCGCGCACAGCGTCCTCCGCATCGTGCAGCAACCGCGCTTCTTCTTCCGAAACCTCAACCGGCGGCAAAACCTCGCTCACTTGGCGCTCCATTGATACAACCAGGTTTCGCTCAGCACTTCGCCGCCGCTCTTCAGGTAAGCCCGCAAGTCAACCACGTCCTTGTCGACTGCCGGCTCCAAAACGAAGGACAATCGCCAGCCGCCGGTTTCGCTGTTGCGCGTCACCGCCACGTCGCTGATCTTGCCGGAGGAAGCGCTCAGCTCGGCCTCGACGGCGGCCTTATCGCTGAAATACTTGAGCTCGTCGCCGACAAAGTCCACCGCGAAGCGACGCTTGTTGGAACCGGCCGCCTGCAAGCCCACCCGGGTGGAAACGACCCGGCCGCCGTCCGGCTCCAGGGAGGAATCCAGCAGGTAATGCAGACGGTAATTGAACACCCGTTCCTGCCCTTTGAGGGCCGGCTGATCGGACACCCAGAAAGCGACGATATTGTCGTATTTCTCCGCCTCGCTGGGAATTTCGATCAAGTAAACGCTGCCGGCGCCCCAGTCGCCCAGAGGCTCCACCCATAGGCTGGAGCGCTGTTGATAGCGGGCGTCCAGATCCTGGTAATGGTCGAAAGCGCGATCCCGCTGCATCAAGCCAAAGCCTTTGGGGCTGATGTCCTTGAGCACGCTGATGCGCAATTGGCGCGGATTGTTGAGACTGCGCCAGGTCCACTCGCCGCTGTTGCGCGCCATGAGCAGGCCGTCGGAGTCATGCACCTCGGGCCGGAAATCGTCGATGAAGCGGTCGGTGTTTTCGCCGTGGAAATACATGCTGGTGAGCGGCGCCACGCCCAAGCGGTCGACGTTCTTGCGGAAATAAACGCGGCTGTTCACGTCGATGGTGGTCGCCAAGCCCGGCCGCAATACGAACCGGAAAGCGCCGGTGGCGCTCGGGCTGTCCAGCAAAGCGTAAACCGTCAGTTTATCGGCGTTGGGCGCCGGCTTCTCCACCCAGAACTCCTTGAACACCGGCACTTCTTCCGCCTTGGGCAGGCCGGTATCGATGGCCAGGCCGCGGGCGGACAATCCGTACACCTGTCCCATGCCCACCGCGCGGAAAGCGCTGGCGCCCAGGAACACCGCCACGTCTTCCTGGCCGTCGCCCTTGCGCAAGGGGTAATGGAAGCGCACGCCGGCGTAACTCACCGTGGGCGGCGGCGCCGCCGGGAAAAGGTTCTGGCCGAAGTCGAAGAAATCCGACGAATAGGGCACCGGCTGGACTTGGCCGCCGGACACCAGATTCACCGCCACGCGATCCTTGTACATGTAGCCGCGGTGGAACAACTGCACCTGGAACGGCAGGCGCTCTTCGCGCCAGAGGGATTTTTCCGGCTTGAAATGAATATCGCGGTAGTGTTCGCTGTCCATATTGGACAGGAAATCGGGCAAATCACCTTCATCCTTGGTAAACGGCTTCGCGGCCAATTTTTTGGCGCGTTGCTCCAGCTCCCCCATCCCGAAAGGGCTGGACGGGTTGGCCGCCTCCCCTTTGTGGGCATCCTCGCGTGGCTGCGCGAAGGCCAAGCCGCTTCCCAAGCCAAGGCACAGGACTAGTAGACCGAACCGGGCTCTTGCGAACACGTGGAATCTCCCCTTAAACAAAATCTGTCGAATTGATGGCTGATTCCGAGCGATCGCCTCGGAATGCGGCTTTCCGGCGATCCCTGCAGATCGAATACCCCGAAGCGCGCCGATATTTGCGCTAATTCTAGCCGCTTTAGCGAACCCCGGGGAACTTTTAAGGCCGGCTTAGCGCGACTTCAAACGGTACAAAGCGGAAATGTCTTCGTCGCCGTAGCCTTCCGCCATAAGCCGGGCGTATTCGCCAATGGTTTGCTCGGTTACCGGCACGCTCACGCCCAGCTTTTCCGCCGACTCCCGGCAGATGAGCAAGTCCTTGTGGTGCAAGCCCAGCTTGAAACCGGGCTGGAAAGTGCCGGCCACCATGGTGCGGCCGCGATGGTCCAAAAACCAGTTGCCGGCCGCGCCGCCGGACACCACCTCGATCACCTTGTCCATGGGCAAGTCCATGGCCTGGCCGAAAGCCAGCGCCTCGGTGACGGCCTGGGCGATGCCCGCCGCCATGATTTGATTGACCGCCTTGCAGCCCTGGCCCGCGCCCACGGGGCCGATATGGACGATGCGCGCGGCAACGGCCCGCAGGACCGGCAGGACCGTCTCCAAAACGCCGGCCTCGCCGCCCACCATCATCGCCAGCGTGCCCTTGCGCGCCCCTTCCACGCCGCCGGACACCGGGGCATCCAGGAAGGCCGCACCGCGATCCGCCAGCAAAGCCGCCACCCGCCGCGCCGTATCGCTGCCGACGGTGGAGCAATCCACCACCACGCTGCCCGGCCTGATGCCGGCCGACATCGCCTCCACCATCGCCAGCACATCGTTATCCGCCGAAACGCACAGGAACGCCACGTCCACCGCCGCGGCCAAAGCCGCCGGGTCGGCCGCCGCCGCCACGCCCAATTCCGCCGCCAACGCATCCGCCTTGGCCGGGCTACGATTCCACACCGCCGCCAACAGCCCCGCCCGGGCCAGGTTGCGCGCCATGGGAGCGCCCATGGCACCGAGTCCGATGTAGCCGGCTTTCATGTCACTCGCCCAAGTAGGTGTAAGCGGTGAGGCCCGCCATCAGCTCGCTTTCGAACAGCCGGCGCAAACGGGTGTCGATATCCGCATCGGCCAAACGGCGGCGAAACGCCGTTTCGATTTCGTCCGGCTCGATGTGCACATAGCGCAGCACGTCGTCGGCGCCGTCGCCACGCATGGCTTGCACCAGCCGATAGCCGCCCTGCCCGTCCAGTTCCACATTGATGGAATGGGTGTCGCCGAACAGGTTATGCATATCGCCGAGGATTTCCTGATAGGCGCCCACCAGGAAAAAGCCGAGCAAATATTCCTCGTCCGCTTTCAGCGCATGCGCAGGCAAGGTCGTCTCGATGCTCTGGCGATCGATGTAGGCTTCGATGCGTCCGTCGGAATCGCAGGTCAGGTCCTGCAACACGGCGCGGCGGGTAGGCTCCTCGTCCAGGCGATGCAGCGGCATCACCGGAAAAACCTGGTCAATGGCCCACGCATCCGGCAGCGACTGGAACAACGAGAAATTGCAGAACAGCTTATCCGCCAACCGTTCGTTCAATTCGTCCAACAGTTCCCGGTGGGCGCGCAGGTTCACGTCCAGGCGCTGCTTCACGCCGTGGCAAATGGCCGCGCCCAGGCGTTCCGCCTCGGCCAGCTCGACCAGGCTGAGCTTGCCTTGGATATAGCGGGCGCGCGCCTCCTGCAAATCGAACTGGGCGTCGTGGTAAATGCCCAGCACCGGCTCGTCGGGCAGCAAGGTCAGCAACTCGGCCAGATCCTTGACCACCTGGGACTCGGACGATATCTCCTCCGGCGCTTGCTCCGGCACGGTTTCGATGTCGATGACGTTGGCGATCAGCACCGCGTGGTGGGCGGACATGGCCCGCCCCGATTCGGTGATTAGGTTGGGATGGGGCAACCGGTACTCTTCGCACAGATCGGAAAACGCGCGCACGATGCTGTGGGCGTATTCGACGATGCTGTAGTTGATGGAGCAGTCGCTGGCGGAACGCGTGCCTTCGTAATCCACTCCCAGGCCGCCGCCCACGTCCACGTATTCGATGCCGGCGCCCAGTGCGCGCAGCTCGGCGAAATAGCGGCTGGCCTCGCGCAGGGCCGACTTCACGTCGCTGATGTTGCCCACCTGGGAGCCCATGTGAAAATGCATCAAGCGCAGCCACTCCAGGCCGCCGGCCGCGCGCAGCTCGTCCAGCAGGCGCAGCACGTCGCTGGCCGACAGCCCGAATTTGGACTTCTCGCCGCCGCTGTTCTGCCACTTGCCGGCGCTGATGCTGGACAAGCGCACCCGCACGCCCAGCTGCGGCCGTACTTCCAGGGTTTTGGCCTCGGCCAGGATGGTCTTCAGCTCGGACAGCTTCTCGATGACGATGAAGACGTTGAGACCCAGTTTCAGGCCGATCAGTGCCAGACGGATATAGGCGCGGTCCTTGTAGCCGTTGCAGACGATGGTGTCGGTGTTGGCCAGGGCCAAAATGGCCAAAAGCTCCGACTTGCTGCCCGCCTCCAAGCCGACGCCGTGGGAACCGTTGCCGAGGATGCCCTCCACCACGTTGCGCTGCTGGTTGACCTTGATGGGATAAACCGGCGTATAGCTGCCCTGGTAGTCGTACTCGCTACGGGCCAGATCGAAGGCCGATCGCAGCTGCGCCGCCCGATCCTGCAGGATGTCGTTGAAGCGCACCAGCACCGGCAGGGACAACCCTTCCGCCCGCACCGCCTGGGCCACCTCGTACAAGTCCACGCTGCCGGCGGCGGGATCGCGGGCCGGATAAGCCACCACCCGGCCGGCCGGGCTGATGTCGAAATAACCGTCGCCCCAGTGTTCGATACCGTAGGTCGCTTTGGCTTGCTGAAAGGTCCAACCCATTCTATTTCCGCGTCAACGTTTAAAAGATGCGGATTATGTGGAAAAATTGCCGTCTTTGGAAGCAAACTCCCGGTTTCCCCGGCTACGACCGACCCCTTCCCCTTCCTCGCCGGCGAGGCAAGGGACAGCAGCATGGCGCCACGCGCCGCTTTAAGTTTTTCAATCTGGAATCGCACATGCACGACACCACCAACTGGGTTACCGAAGTCTATTCGAAGGACGGCAGCGCCCTGTCCCTCACCGGCGCCACCAAGCTGCACGAGGAACAGAGCCCGTTCCAGCGCATCGAAATCTACGACACCGCGGCCTTCGGCAAACTCATGGTGCTGGACGGCTGCTTCATGGTCACCGACCGGGAAAACTTCCTCTACCACGAGATGATGACCCACCCGGCCCTCTACACCCATCCCGATCCCAAGACCGTGTGCATCATCGGCGGCGGCGACTGCGGCAGCCTGAAGGAAGTGCTCAAGCATCCGGAGGTCAAGCGCGCCGTGCAGATCGAAATCGACGAGCGCGTCACCCGCGTCGCAGAACAATACTTCCCCGATCTGTGCACCGCCAACGACGATCCCCGCGCCGAACTGAAATTCATCGATGGCCTCAAGTGGGTGAAAGACGCCGAGCCCGGCAGCGTGGACATCATCATCGTCGACAGCACCGACCCGGTGGGCCCGGCCGAAGGCCTGTTCAACGAAGCCTTCTACCGCGACTGCCACCGCGCCCTGGGCGACAACGGCATCCTGGTGCAGCAAAGCGAATCGCCGCTGTTCCACCTGGAGCTGCAAGCCTCCATCCACGGCCACATGCGCAACGCCGGCTTCGGCCAGACCCGCACCCTGTTCTTCCCCCAGTTCATCTATCCCACCGGCTGGTGGAGCGCCACCCTGGCGGGCAAGGGCGATCTGCACAATTTCCGCCGCGACGACGCGCTGAACAAGCCCTACGCCACCGAGTACTACAACGCCGACATCCACCAGGCGGCGTTCGCCATGCCGGAATTCTTCAAACGGCGCCTGGCGAAGTAAGCCATATCCCATCAGGGGGCGACACCGTCGCCCCCATTCTTGCGAGGAATCCCCATGCAAATCGATCAAGACGGCAACATGGAACTGTCGGCCGAAGAAAACCAAATGCTGATGGACAAGCTGGATATAGCCCCCCAGGACTACGACGACCCGCCGGTTGAAATCGAAAGCGTCGGAGTGGAAGAGAGCGTCGCCACCTTCAAAGCCAGCAACACCCGCACCGGCAAAAGCGTCACCCTGGAATTCGAGCTGGCGGGGGACGAAGACTAAGCCCCGCTCACCCGAATCACCCGCCGCTCGGTGACGATGGCGTCCACCGGCACATCGGTCGCCTCGGTGGGCAGCTCGTCCAACAATTGCGCTTCGAACGCCAGGGCCACTTTGAATCCCACCGGATGGGCGGCGAACCAGCGGTCGTAGTAGCCGGCGCCGAAGCCCAGGCGCCGGCCCGTAGGCGTAAAACCCAGCCCCGGCGTCACCGCCACATCGAACGGGCCGGGATGGGCCGGCCCCTCGGCCGGAGCGAGAATCCCCATAGGCCCAGGCAGCAGCTCGCCCCAATCCGCCAAAGGCCGCGCCACCATCTCGGTGCGCGTCACCATTTTCGGCACCGCCAGGGACTTGCCCAGAGCCGCCAAATGTTGAATCAGCCCATGGGTTTCCACTTCGCTGGCATAGGAAACATAGGCGAACACATTGCGCGCTGCACGCAGCTCGTCCAGTTGCAGCAAGCGCTGAACGATGGCGGCGGAAAAAGCGGCCCGCTGCGGCGCAGGCAAAGCGGCGCGGGCCGCCTTGAGCCGGTCGCGCAACCGCGCTTTGGCCGCCTGATAGCGGGTCCCCTCTCCCTCCGGGAGAGGGTTAGGGTGAGGGAGTAAAAAAGCGCTTTTCTCCATAACCACCGCCTTGAGGTGAAGCGACGCAGCCGCAAAAACAGGCATTATATGGGCTAGCGGCGCGCGCCCACCGTCAGCCGCATTCCAGCCGCCGAAAAACCACCGCCCCGACCCTGCCCATGCCCCATATCCAAGCAGTCATCTTCGACCTGGACGGCCTGGTGCTCGACACCGAGCCCACCTACTGCCTAGCCTGGCGCAAAGCGGCGGCGGACGTGGGAATAACGCTGGACGACGTCTTCTTCGCCGGTCTTTCCGGCTGCCAAGGCAGCGACGTGGAAGCCGCCCTGCTGGCCCAAACCGGCCCCGCATTGGACATGGAGGATTTCCGCCGGCGCAGCGCCGCCCATTGGCACCGGCACGTGGACGAACACGGCATCACCGCCAAGGGCGGCGCACGGGAGCTGCTGCAACGGCTGAACGAACGGGGAACGCCTTACGGCCTGGCCACCAACAGCCGCCGCCGCTACGCCGAGCAATGCCTGCGCCTGGCCGGCCTGGACACCGCATTCCCGGTCATGGCCGCCCGCGACGACGTGGCGCAAGGCAAACCCGCACCGGACGTGTTCCTGCTCGCCGCCCGCCGGCTGGATGCGCCGCCGGCCGCTTGCCTGGCCTTGGAGGACTCCTTGCCCGGGCTCACCGCCGCCCACCGCGCCGGCATGGCCCCGGTGCTGGTCACCGACTGCGCCGCCACCGCCCAGGCCGGCGCCGGGCTGGCCCTGCGGGTGCTGGACTCCCTGCACCAGGTGGCGCCGGAATTTTTCCGCTAACATGGGGCATCCCCCGCTCGAAAGGCACCTCGCGTGAACCGGCTCCACCATCGTGAAGAACATTTCAAAGGCGGCGATGCGGTCAAGGACGTGGTCATCGGCATGGCCGACGGACTCACCGTGCCCTTCGCCCTGGCCGCCGGCATCACCGGCGCCGTCAACGCCGCCCACTTGGTGGTAACGGCCGGCGTGGCGGAAATCGTCGCCGGCTCCATCGCCATGGGCCTGGGCGGCTACCTGGCCGCCCGCAGCGAAGCGGAGCACTACTACAGCGAGCAGCGCCGCGAGGAATGGGAAATCCGCAAGCTGCCCAAAGTGGAAGAGCAGGAAATCATCGACATCTTCGCCGACTACGGCCTCACCGCAGAAGAAGTCGCCCCCCTGGTGGCCGGCCTCAAGCGCCGGCCGCAAGCCTGGCGCGATTTCATGATGCGCTTCGAGCTGGGCCTGGAAGAGCCCCATCCCAAACGCGCCCTGCAAAGCGCCGCCACCATCGCCGCCTCCTACGTGGCCGGCGGCGCCATCCCGCTGGCGCCCTACGTGTTGCTGGACGACGCCACCCAGGCCCTGCCCTGGTCCGCCGCCGTCACCCTCACCGCCCTGGCCGTGTTCGGCTTCGTCAAAGGCCACTTCACCGGCGTCAAGCGCTGGAAAAGCGCCGCGCAGACGGTGTTCGTCGGCGGCCTGGCGGCGGGAGCGGCGTTTGGGTTGGCGAGGTTGTTTGCTTGATTCGACCTTGCCGTAACTCGCCGCTTTCCGGCTTCATTTCCCACTGGCGGGAGAGGGCTGGGTAGAGGGCGGGAGCTTTGGCTAAAGCGAAACGGTTGATTTTTATGGAGCGCCTACGGCGGTTTTTATTTAAATGTGGGTTAGCCGCACCCACGGGCGGGTTACTTTCTTTTGTGCGGCCAAAAAGAAAGTAACCAAAGAAAAAGCCGCCCGATTGCCGCGCCGCTACGCGGTGCCCTGCGCTCCTCGCTTTCGACGGGAGTTGTCCGACAGGCCATCCCTGGCCTGACGTACAACCGGCCGCCTCCATGCGGCCGCCCTTCGGGTTGATCCCGCCGAAAGCTCCGGTGCTCGGCGCGGCAAACGGGACGATACATAAGAACAATCGCGCCGAAGGCATTAGAGCGAATACATAATCGCAGGGTGCGAACACTGTATAGCTGAAATAGAACAAAACACCATGACACTCACCCTTAAACAGCTTGAACTCAATAAGGATTACACCTTTCATGTAACAGTTGTGCATGGAGAA
This window harbors:
- a CDS encoding glucan biosynthesis protein, encoding MGELEQRAKKLAAKPFTKDEGDLPDFLSNMDSEHYRDIHFKPEKSLWREERLPFQVQLFHRGYMYKDRVAVNLVSGGQVQPVPYSSDFFDFGQNLFPAAPPPTVSYAGVRFHYPLRKGDGQEDVAVFLGASAFRAVGMGQVYGLSARGLAIDTGLPKAEEVPVFKEFWVEKPAPNADKLTVYALLDSPSATGAFRFVLRPGLATTIDVNSRVYFRKNVDRLGVAPLTSMYFHGENTDRFIDDFRPEVHDSDGLLMARNSGEWTWRSLNNPRQLRISVLKDISPKGFGLMQRDRAFDHYQDLDARYQQRSSLWVEPLGDWGAGSVYLIEIPSEAEKYDNIVAFWVSDQPALKGQERVFNYRLHYLLDSSLEPDGGRVVSTRVGLQAAGSNKRRFAVDFVGDELKYFSDKAAVEAELSASSGKISDVAVTRNSETGGWRLSFVLEPAVDKDVVDLRAYLKSGGEVLSETWLYQWSAK
- a CDS encoding NAD(P)-dependent oxidoreductase; this encodes MKAGYIGLGAMGAPMARNLARAGLLAAVWNRSPAKADALAAELGVAAAADPAALAAAVDVAFLCVSADNDVLAMVEAMSAGIRPGSVVVDCSTVGSDTARRVAALLADRGAAFLDAPVSGGVEGARKGTLAMMVGGEAGVLETVLPVLRAVAARIVHIGPVGAGQGCKAVNQIMAAGIAQAVTEALAFGQAMDLPMDKVIEVVSGGAAGNWFLDHRGRTMVAGTFQPGFKLGLHHKDLLICRESAEKLGVSVPVTEQTIGEYARLMAEGYGDEDISALYRLKSR
- the speA gene encoding biosynthetic arginine decarboxylase — encoded protein: MGWTFQQAKATYGIEHWGDGYFDISPAGRVVAYPARDPAAGSVDLYEVAQAVRAEGLSLPVLVRFNDILQDRAAQLRSAFDLARSEYDYQGSYTPVYPIKVNQQRNVVEGILGNGSHGVGLEAGSKSELLAILALANTDTIVCNGYKDRAYIRLALIGLKLGLNVFIVIEKLSELKTILAEAKTLEVRPQLGVRVRLSSISAGKWQNSGGEKSKFGLSASDVLRLLDELRAAGGLEWLRLMHFHMGSQVGNISDVKSALREASRYFAELRALGAGIEYVDVGGGLGVDYEGTRSASDCSINYSIVEYAHSIVRAFSDLCEEYRLPHPNLITESGRAMSAHHAVLIANVIDIETVPEQAPEEISSESQVVKDLAELLTLLPDEPVLGIYHDAQFDLQEARARYIQGKLSLVELAEAERLGAAICHGVKQRLDVNLRAHRELLDELNERLADKLFCNFSLFQSLPDAWAIDQVFPVMPLHRLDEEPTRRAVLQDLTCDSDGRIEAYIDRQSIETTLPAHALKADEEYLLGFFLVGAYQEILGDMHNLFGDTHSINVELDGQGGYRLVQAMRGDGADDVLRYVHIEPDEIETAFRRRLADADIDTRLRRLFESELMAGLTAYTYLGE
- the speE gene encoding polyamine aminopropyltransferase; the protein is MHDTTNWVTEVYSKDGSALSLTGATKLHEEQSPFQRIEIYDTAAFGKLMVLDGCFMVTDRENFLYHEMMTHPALYTHPDPKTVCIIGGGDCGSLKEVLKHPEVKRAVQIEIDERVTRVAEQYFPDLCTANDDPRAELKFIDGLKWVKDAEPGSVDIIIVDSTDPVGPAEGLFNEAFYRDCHRALGDNGILVQQSESPLFHLELQASIHGHMRNAGFGQTRTLFFPQFIYPTGWWSATLAGKGDLHNFRRDDALNKPYATEYYNADIHQAAFAMPEFFKRRLAK
- a CDS encoding 5-formyltetrahydrofolate cyclo-ligase encodes the protein MEKSAFLLPHPNPLPEGEGTRYQAAKARLRDRLKAARAALPAPQRAAFSAAIVQRLLQLDELRAARNVFAYVSYASEVETHGLIQHLAALGKSLAVPKMVTRTEMVARPLADWGELLPGPMGILAPAEGPAHPGPFDVAVTPGLGFTPTGRRLGFGAGYYDRWFAAHPVGFKVALAFEAQLLDELPTEATDVPVDAIVTERRVIRVSGA
- a CDS encoding HAD family hydrolase; this translates as MPHIQAVIFDLDGLVLDTEPTYCLAWRKAAADVGITLDDVFFAGLSGCQGSDVEAALLAQTGPALDMEDFRRRSAAHWHRHVDEHGITAKGGARELLQRLNERGTPYGLATNSRRRYAEQCLRLAGLDTAFPVMAARDDVAQGKPAPDVFLLAARRLDAPPAACLALEDSLPGLTAAHRAGMAPVLVTDCAATAQAGAGLALRVLDSLHQVAPEFFR
- a CDS encoding VIT1/CCC1 transporter family protein; translated protein: MNRLHHREEHFKGGDAVKDVVIGMADGLTVPFALAAGITGAVNAAHLVVTAGVAEIVAGSIAMGLGGYLAARSEAEHYYSEQRREEWEIRKLPKVEEQEIIDIFADYGLTAEEVAPLVAGLKRRPQAWRDFMMRFELGLEEPHPKRALQSAATIAASYVAGGAIPLAPYVLLDDATQALPWSAAVTLTALAVFGFVKGHFTGVKRWKSAAQTVFVGGLAAGAAFGLARLFA